In the genome of Vicia villosa cultivar HV-30 ecotype Madison, WI unplaced genomic scaffold, Vvil1.0 ctg.002549F_1_1, whole genome shotgun sequence, the window ATTTGAAGACTAGAACTGATGATAATGGTAGTTTTTTTTGGTTTTCATCTTTTGTTCAATGGCATGTACTTAATTGAATCTCAAGGTTGCTTTGGAAACATTTCTAGAAAAAGGGGGAGTAGTGTATGGTGTCACCCCAGGACAATAATTTTTTTGGTGCTGTTGAATGAAATTTAATTATGGAGGTTTACTACTGCAGTTTATTTCTGTAGTTAGTAGTGTTGCTGCAGTTTATTTTTGTAGTTAGTAGTGTTGATGCATGATGAAAGTATTGATCTGTTTGTGTGGTAGTATGCATGATGGTAGTATAGATATGCATGATGGTGTGTGTGATAGTATAATAGTTATGTAGCTCTGATTGATGTGGTAGTTTAGCTGTAATGGTAGCTATACTTGATGATTGCTTGATGGAACTGTGTAGTTGTATTAGCTATTCCTGCAGGTGTGGTTGTTTGGTTGTGTGCTGTGTGTTTTTCTGCTGCAAAGATTCTCTGATGATGTGGTGACagattgttttagccaaaaatttgccaaagggggagtttgtagatgcttttatattggctgcattttatggtaaaacattcctGTGTGTGTGATGTCTTGACTAATGTTGTGCAACATAGAGCATACCTATTGTATTTGGTTGGCACATCTttttttgtggacaagagtgtcaCTTATGTGGATGTGGTCTACATGTGATACTTCTCTGAATTAGGGCGGAACCATGAGTACAATTGTGGTCTAGCTGAAGGTTGTATGTGGCAGAGCAAACAAATGACAAGAAGCATCACACTGTTAACGGTAATATTTCTTCATCTTTTAGTGTTTGTGTGTCATTTTCATAACACTTATGAAATAGCATTACTAATGATTCATATGTACCATTTTTAGGTTTTGATCCTCCGACACTTCCCACACATATTTGGATGGTTATGTACATTGAGGATATACCACGTACTTGTGCAATCAACTCACTCAGAGGGAATCTAGCGACAGATCCATATAATGTATCTTGACTACATGGTGGCAGTGGATATACACTACCATGCGTACGTCAATCACCATCCGACTTATCCATTGAAAGACATAGCCTACTACTCTGGATGGTTGACATGCGATTCACGTCTAACGTATCCTTATCTGCATGAGCGCGTCATGTGAGATTTTGGCTTCATTCATATTACTCCTAGAGACCCTTTCGACTCTGCTCATCTCGATATGACACGTAGAGATATGAACACTATGTTTGATGATTATCTTTATCATCTGGTACCGTATGAGGCACACACTACCATAACTCCTAACGATTGAAGTGATGTACAATATCTGGTGGTATTTCAAGGTGTCACATCCTTATATGATACCAGATAACCTAGAAGATCCACCTAGGCTAGCTCATCAATAAATACTAGAAGAGGAGCAGACTAGGACATatcatgttgttgatgtgttGCCTAGATGTCGTTGTATCATGTAGATTAGACATACGAGTATAAATAAAGGACTTTTATCGAATGACTCTAAGATAAGAGACGTCCTAGATGCCATGGTCAGGGAGGGACAAAAGGTTTCTATAGTACATGAGGCAACGTAGGAATAGAGAAACCCAAATCCATCATACACAATATAATCtttgtattatttttaatctattttattttgactTCATTGTATACTCTAGATTTATAAACTTACATGTATcgttttcatattattttgaaaatgtatAGTTTACTTTATATAAAATTGAATATGGTACTATAAATACATAGTCAATTTCATCACTGCATCTAAAACAAAGCCAACAATACTCAGATCAATTTTTCGATTTGTATCCAAAACAAATTTTAGTGTAAAATTGACCAAATAAAgattctattttcaatttaacCAATTAAAACAGCCGGTTCAGTTCGATTTCAATTACCTTACTTTTTCAATAAAAATTGGACGGCAGTCTTGGCAACTCTTCTTTCAGAGAAGAGAGTAAGCCGTTTCAAAAACCAACAAGAAACGCGTTGTAGAGCTAAAAACCAACGTCTTTTTCCATAGTAAATAGCGTGTAAAATTAATTCATTCCTATTTCCTATCACTAAttaacatttttgtttctttttttcccAAATCAATTTACGTGTCATCTTACCTCACCTTCCCTGTCATTTCTCAACAATCAAAACAACCCTTCCAATAATTTCCATTATAAATTACAAATTTTCCTctcacaattaaaattaaaaaaaaccctaaaacccaATTTCAccaatcttcatcaatcttcacatTCAACCATGTCTCGATTCAGCAACAACCTAATCGGAATCCTCAACTTCCTAACCCTACTCCTCTCAATCCCCATCCTCGTCATGGGCGTCTGGCTCCACAAACAATCCACCACCGAATGCGAACGCTTCCTCGAAAAACCGATCATCGCGCTCGGCGTTTTCCTCTTGGTGGTTTCTCTCATGGGCTTAATCGGTTCCTGTTGTAGAGTTTCATGGCTTCTATGGTTTTATCTTCTTGTGATGTTTTTGCTGATTGTGCTGCTTTTCGCGTTCACGATTTTTGCGTTTGTTGTTACTAATAAAGGGGCGGGGGAAGCGGTGTCGAATCGGGGGTATAAGGAGTATAGGCTTGGGGATTATTCGAATTGGTTGCAGAATAAGGTTACGGATGGAGGTGCTTGGAAGAGGATTAGGAGCTGTTTGGCGTCCGGGAAGGTTTGTGAGGATTTTCAAGCAAAGTATTTGAAGGATAATGTTGAACAGTTTCATTCTGAGCAGTTGTCTGCTCTTCAGGTTAGGGTTTTTTGGTTTTGAtttattgaattgaattgaatttctgtTCTTGATGATTGTTGATTTTCTGGGTTGGTAGTATCAAAATTTTAGCTTGCTTGTGATTTATATTTAGGGGTTTGTAGTTTGAATTTATGTTCTTGATGTGAGTTTTATAGTAATAGTAAGCTCTGAAGCACCGACTCCAAACATGATTGACACTAACTCGTTGACAccagtaataattaaaaaaatgaataaattaaatgtaattacAAGTATGTAGATCATTTTCAGAGCTACTATCGGAAATTTTGAGGTTATGAGGAAAGCGAATATTTATGTTAAGAAGTTATAGTAGTAATGAAATtgtacttcaattaattatttactaTATGTGTAGAAAAAAATGATTACGAAGTTTCTGATTATGTGAGCATGCAGAGATTTCACGTTATAATAGTACTGTATGCATTCTTGTGTTTTGTGTATAGGATTAAATAAATTAGATTTAGTTTATAAGTTAGTGCTACTTTATACTTTTTCTGAGTATTTTTCAAGGTATCTTTCTGAAAAGTGAATTTTTAAACTGGAATTTCTGAGTAGTCATGGTTTCTTTTTGAAAAGTGtagactttttttatttttttaaactggGAATGCTTTTTGTTTGAAAAGGGTGTGTTCTTTATGGAAACAGATTTCAAATGCATCTTTTGTTGAACTTTTTGGCATCTTTTTTTGTTGCTAGTTTTTTCCACTTAATGGATTCTAGTGCTACTGGTTTAAAAGTTGATTACTTTTTTAATGTTCACTTTTTTTTTGCCAATAACTAAGAAGCATTGGTTCATTGTAGCTTTTCCAAACTTTAATATGTTTTGCTTCACAGTTTTGGTGTTATCTGGTGATAAAAGTTTTCTATTCTTCCTTCATACATATTAACATATAAGAATCTTCTTTCATGAGGTTTTCTGTGGTTTGAATGTTTTCTTgagtattaaaaaaaaagttaataattgCAAGTTAACTACAAAAAGTGaatgtttcttttcaaaaacctttatttAGTGATCAGTTTGCTATGATGCATAGGTTGGGGTACGATATACGGTCCAGCATAcggcatttttaaaaatattcaaggTACGGGTGTCTATAAAAAATAAgagttaaataaattaaaatacataaatctaTTATGTTAAtacatgaaaaattaaaattttcacttaAAAAAGAATAATGAGAAAAAACGAGGTGCCATGAGTATTGTCCGTGTACCCGCCGGTACCGGTACTTCACTAGAAGTATCCACATGCTTCAGAGGTTCAAAGCCTGATAGATCCTCCTTGCACAAGACACAAATTTCACAAGACAAGTTAATGTGAGATTTTAAGGATAGAAATATGTTGAGTTTAAGTTATTAAATAACTCAAACCGCTCTGCTTAAGGTAGAGGTGTTCTGCATTTGCTCTGTTTTTGGGGGGATGAATTTGTTCCTAGGATTGACATTCATTCTTCGAACTTCTACTGTGGTTCCTTGATTTCAAAAAAGATTATAGAATATTTATGCATTTGCTCTATTACTGGTTTGTGAACTTTAGACACCATATTGATTTCCATTTTTCTGATGTTTTGTGCAGTCTGGATGTTGTAAGCCTTCAGAGGACTGTGGTTTTACTTATGTGAGCCCAACAAACTGGACGCCCGGAACTGTTAATTCTACCAACCTTGACTGTAAAGCTTGGAATAACGATCCAAAGATTCTGTGTTTCGATTGCCAATCTTGCAAGGCTGGGTTACTGCAAAACCTCAAGACTGATTGGAAGAAGGTGGCCGTTGTGAACATCATATTCCTGATTTTCCTGGTCATTGTATACTCCATCGGCTGCTGCGCATTCAGGAATAACAGGAAGGACAATTGGAAGAGATATTAGGCTCTTCAGTATTATTAGCATCAGTATTATTAGCATGTAGATGATTTAGGCCATTTGGTTTTATATGCTGATTTTGTGTGTGTGGATTTCATACTGTTTTTCAGTACAGTTTGACTGTTTTCTGTAAATTGCTCAATTTTATTATATTACAGTATGTGGATTGAGATGACTTCAAATTAACCTTTGGTGCAATCTATAGTTATCACTTATGGAGCAATCTATAGTTATGGGGAAATTTCTTCAATCCTTTTGTTATCACACCATCCATGGTGATGACAAATAAATCATCATCACCTTGTGAGCATAAAACCAAGTTTTCTAGTCTTAATTTACATCCACTTGATCAATTGTCTAAAAGAAAATGATACCAATTGTGAAGGATGGAACATAGTTTACTCTGAACATACAAGTGGTAGAGGATAGAGCATGTGTATTGATGGTGAAAGCCAGAGTGTCCTTTTCAGATTCGATAACAATATTGAATTATTGAGTGTGGAGGTTATAATCATGAAAGCTTGACTAGTTTGGCATGTGGTCCATGACGCAAATTTCCACGTGTTTTAGATAAGAACTCTTTTCTAATCCTTTAATCACCACTCATTCAAGTGTGTCTATTAACGATGAACATAATTTATTTCGACACAGAATTGAGtttgatataattgattttaatagaattgtatttacaaaattgatttatgtttgaatatatttatgtaaaattgaattgaataataaattttaattgaaaaattaCGTTTAAACTAAAAAATTGTTGCTAAGTTCTAAGGActtttctttggagaaaatcccGAAACATCTTCGAATCGAGGAGGAATCGAAGGAAAGGGAAAAATCAGAATCTGCGGGTCTTTCCAAAGCAAATGTTGTGACCACCAAAGAAAAGAAGAAACATGATGACATGAATAGTCATTTTGGACCAAAGAAGGAACATAACAAGTTCAAGAATTCTGGCGGTCATAAAGGTCCAAAAAATAGATGTTACGTGTGCGATGAACATGTCAAAAAATGAGATCAATGCAGTTCCAGCCAATGATGACATAATTGCTGCGTAGAGCGAAATTATGACAATCAAAGGGCTGCATTCAAAACCTATTCTGAGACAAATAATGGACAAGAAGTACAAATGAGAAATGAAGTCCGCTCTAAGGTTGTTGGAATCAGATCGGTCGAACTCAACTTCACTTCCGGAAAGAAAGTTACTCTTGTCAATGTGCTTCATGTCCCCAACATGAATAGGAATCTTGTTAGTGGGTATTTATTGGGAAAACCGAGTATTAAATCTGTTTATGAATTGGGAAAACTTATTTTGACCCGTAATGGAGTGTTTGTTGGAAAAAGATATTCCGCTGAGGGAATGATCAAATTATGTACTACCgataatattattaatgaaatttctaattctgcttaCATGCTTGAGTCTGTTTTTTTATGGCACAATAGATTAGCACATTCTGGTATTAGTTCTATAAAGAGACTAATTAAATCTAGATTGATTTCATGCGATTTAAATGATTTCAAAAAATGTGAATTATGAgtcaaataaaaatgattaagaaaccttTCAAAAGGGTTGAAAGAAATACAAATCTACTTGATCTTGTACATTCAGATTTGTGAGAATTTAATGGCATGTTAACACACGGAGGAAATagatactttgttacattcatggACGATTCCTCTAGATACACTCATGTATATctcttaaagcataaagatgaTGCTTTTAATGCCATTAAGATTTATAAAGCAGAAGTGGAAAATCAATTAACTAGAATTATAAAAGTTATTAGGAGTGATAGGGGCGGTGAATACTTTTCTACTGAATTTGATgtgttttgtgaagaacatgtCATAATACATGAATGTTCGGCACCTCGCACACCGCAACAAAATGGCATGATTGGAAGAAAGAGTGGAACATATCAAGAGATGATGAATGCCATGTTGATGCATTCCGAACCACCTTTCAATTTATGGGGTGAGACCCTACTATCCGCTTGCCACATAATCAATAGAATTCCTTTAAAGAAAATCGGTATTTCTCGATATGAAGCATGGAAAGGCAGAGCGCCAAATATCAGTTACTTTAAAGTGTGGAGGTGTGTGGCTTACTACAAAAACATGGATCCTAAGAGAACCAAGTTGGGTCCTCGAGGGATAAGATGTGCCTTTATTGGATATGTACAAAATAGTAAGGCATATAGACTgttaaatttagagtctaatgtaattgtAGAATCCCGAGATGTGgaattctttgaaaatattatCACCAAGGATAAAGAATCAGAGTCAGCCGCGAATAAAGAATCTTGTGAAGAAGAATCTTCTTGGATTGTAGAAATATAACCTAAAGGCACTCCTCGAATTATTGAATCACAACCCGAGCCTAGGATAAGAAAGAGATTTCGGAAAACAAGGAATCTAGGACCAGATGAAATCGATCCTCAATTTATCTCCTTTCATATGGTTGAAGGAAATTGTAAGAATTTCGCTCAAAGTATTCCGGTCATTCTTCAAGTAGGGGATGATCCTAAAACATACAAGGAAGCAATAACTTCAAGGGACTCTTCCTTTTGGAAGGAcgctatccaagatgaaatggattcaatcGTGTCAAACCACACTTGGGAACTTGTTGACTTACCAAATGGATCAAGGCCCATTGGATGCAAGTGGGTGTTTAAAAGAAAATACCATAGTGATGGTACTTTAAACACTTATAAGGCCAGACTAGTGGAAAAATgatttagacaaaaggaaggCATAGATTACTTCGACACCTATGCTCTGTAGCAAGGACAACCATAATTAGACTGTTGTTTGCCTTAGCTTCTTTGAATGACCTTATAGTTCATTAGATGGATGTCAAAACAACCTTCCtaaatggagatctcgatgaggaaaTATACATGGAACAACCATAAGGCTACGTGCTTCCTGAAAACGAACAAAAGGTGTGTAAGCTTATCAAATCCTTATATAgcttaaaacaagcaccaaaacaatgacatcaaaagtttgattttgtGATACTCTCTAATAGATTTATTCctaattcttgtgacaagtgtttTTACACAAAGGTGTGCAAAAACAGTGTATtattcctttgtctctatgtcgatgacatgcttataattagtaatgatttgaatggaattttagaaacaaagaggtttatAACTTCCcctttcaagatgaaagatcttggacttgtTGACACAATTATAGGGATCAAAGTTAAGataaatagtgggggttatgaacttagtcaaacacactatattgagataatgcttgataagttcaaacacctACAATTTAAGGAAGTAACCAATCCTTTTGGTCATGTCGTCAAAATTCAAAGGAACAATGGATGGACAGTGGATcaattggaatatgcaagtgcaattgGGTGTCTcatgtacttaatgcaatgtaccAGACCCGATATATCATTTGTagttagtaaaatgagtagatttaatAGTAATCCAAGTACtgaacattggaaggcaatcACGAGGATTTTTGGCTATCTATTGAAAACCAAAGATATTGGCCTTCACTATGGTAGGTTCCCtgccatactagaaggatataccgaTGCGAGTTGGATATCTTATGTTGGAGAGCATAAATCTACAACTgggtggatatttacactagctggaggagcaatttcttggaagagcaagaaataaACATACATTACGCTTTCGACCATGGAATTAGAGTTTGTGGCTCTCGCTTCCGCTGGtcaagaagcagaatggttgagggatcttctgttggaagttccattgACTAAGGATAATGTCTCAAAGGTGATGATACACTGCGATAGCCAAGCCACTTTAGCAAGAGCGTTCAGCGAAGTGTATAATGGAAAGTCTAGGCATATTGGACTTAGACATTCGTTAGTGATAAAATTGATTAAGGATGAAATCATTTCACTCACCTATATTCGAACAAGCTATAATTTGGCAGATCTGTTTACTAAGCCACTGaccagagacttagtaaaaacaacctcgagaggGATGAGGTTGAAACTTCTTAAATAAGAGTTCCGACAGCCGCATCAACCCAATCTTATGTTAACAGAACATTAACTtcaagattcaatgggtaacaacaagtcgttgaatTGGATGTAAGTCAGACGTTTGGGTAACAATGCTGACTATTTTCAATAGAGGGTTGAGGTTTTCAAAACGTCTTAATGAAGTTCATAAATGAAGAAACGTATCTCATCGAAAAGGATACAacatgaacttcacctatgtgaattttgagatggtgccgtctcaaagtgagagttggagtttctctcatgaaaaattcatgaaataggATAGCATATGACCATAAATAAGTACTAAGCGAGATATGTAaaggaagaacctttaaagagtgtgtgtaaggtaACACCGATCTAATCATATAgattaatggtttaaaagcattgctacctaatattcTGATTAAACTTTGTGTTATccttactaaggttaagttttaaatcgaaagatacctaactgtattaacattctttatatctttatttttggaatgagtttttgtcattattagaacaagtgggggattgttggaaattataaaataataattaccatagtatgttctaatgtgacaaaaatgggaatatatttttggttgttgcatatttttttttaattcaaatttacaaCACTTCAGGAAGGGGTGccttgtgtcattatagatgaaccattgtaatatatggtgaaaaggtgttgtttcatcaaaagttgcaaacttatgaaacaaaacatgcatggcctataaatacacacatttatgaatccaaaatgaaacacaaaaaatcataaatcctcttCATTATTCCAAACATttttccttgcattcgagtttttCACCGGTCTTATGACTCGAGTAAGACTgacattatcctgggtattct includes:
- the LOC131639168 gene encoding tetraspanin-8-like isoform X1, which encodes MSRFSNNLIGILNFLTLLLSIPILVMGVWLHKQSTTECERFLEKPIIALGVFLLVVSLMGLIGSCCRVSWLLWFYLLVMFLLIVLLFAFTIFAFVVTNKGAGEAVSNRGYKEYRLGDYSNWLQNKVTDGGAWKRIRSCLASGKVCEDFQAKYLKDNVEQFHSEQLSALQVGVRYTVQHTAFLKIFKSGCCKPSEDCGFTYVSPTNWTPGTVNSTNLDCKAWNNDPKILCFDCQSCKAGLLQNLKTDWKKVAVVNIIFLIFLVIVYSIGCCAFRNNRKDNWKRY
- the LOC131639168 gene encoding tetraspanin-8-like isoform X2, which codes for MSRFSNNLIGILNFLTLLLSIPILVMGVWLHKQSTTECERFLEKPIIALGVFLLVVSLMGLIGSCCRVSWLLWFYLLVMFLLIVLLFAFTIFAFVVTNKGAGEAVSNRGYKEYRLGDYSNWLQNKVTDGGAWKRIRSCLASGKVCEDFQAKYLKDNVEQFHSEQLSALQSGCCKPSEDCGFTYVSPTNWTPGTVNSTNLDCKAWNNDPKILCFDCQSCKAGLLQNLKTDWKKVAVVNIIFLIFLVIVYSIGCCAFRNNRKDNWKRY